In Rhodospirillales bacterium, a genomic segment contains:
- a CDS encoding phosphoglycerate dehydrogenase: MARVLISDKMSPRAAEILQARGLEVDVKPGMAPDELKACIGGYDGLAIRSATKVTEDVLAVANGLKVIGRAGIGVDNVDVAAATAQGVVVMNTPFGNAITTAEHAIALLMALARQLPQANASTHAGKWEKSRFMGVEVMNKTLGIIGCGNIGSIVADRGRGLKMRVIAYDPYLAPERADDLGIEKVELETLLKRADFISLHAPATRETRGIINAQSIAKMKRGVRIVNCARGSLIVEADLKAALESGHVAGAALDVFAEEPAKENALFGMEQVIATPHLGASTTEAQEKVALQVAEQIADYLVDGSVVNALNMPSVSAEEMPRLRPYMGIARQLGSFAGQITETALKAVIIEYQGAAAEINCRPLTALVLEGLLAPLLATVNMVNAPTIARDRDIEVSEVKTARAGRYESLIRLIVKTEARARSVSATLFNGDSPRLVEIEGIPVDARLAPNMLYINNHDKPGLIGALGTTLGEAGINIASFHLGRNFPGGDAIALLEVDETPSPEVLEAVQALPTSCAPARCASRPARFSSRTAAPVATDPAVG; the protein is encoded by the coding sequence ATGGCGAGAGTGCTGATCTCAGACAAAATGAGCCCGCGTGCCGCCGAGATCCTGCAGGCGCGCGGGCTGGAGGTTGACGTCAAGCCGGGCATGGCGCCGGACGAATTGAAGGCCTGTATCGGCGGTTACGACGGGCTGGCCATTCGATCGGCAACCAAGGTCACGGAGGATGTGCTGGCGGTTGCCAACGGCCTCAAGGTGATCGGCCGCGCCGGCATCGGCGTCGACAACGTCGACGTTGCGGCGGCGACGGCGCAGGGCGTCGTGGTGATGAACACGCCGTTCGGCAACGCCATCACCACCGCCGAGCACGCCATCGCCTTGTTGATGGCTCTCGCCCGCCAACTGCCACAGGCCAACGCCTCCACCCACGCCGGCAAGTGGGAGAAGTCCCGGTTCATGGGGGTCGAGGTCATGAACAAGACCCTCGGCATCATCGGGTGCGGGAACATCGGTTCCATCGTTGCCGACCGGGGACGCGGCCTCAAGATGCGGGTGATCGCCTATGATCCGTATCTGGCGCCCGAGCGCGCCGACGACCTCGGCATCGAGAAAGTGGAGTTGGAGACGCTACTTAAGCGCGCCGACTTCATCAGTCTGCACGCACCGGCGACCCGGGAAACCCGCGGCATCATCAACGCCCAGTCGATCGCCAAGATGAAACGGGGGGTGCGCATCGTCAACTGCGCCCGCGGCTCGTTGATCGTGGAAGCCGACCTGAAGGCGGCGCTTGAGAGCGGCCACGTGGCGGGCGCCGCTCTCGACGTTTTCGCGGAGGAGCCGGCGAAGGAGAACGCGCTCTTCGGGATGGAGCAGGTGATCGCGACGCCGCACCTCGGTGCCTCGACCACCGAGGCGCAGGAGAAGGTAGCGCTGCAGGTGGCGGAGCAGATCGCCGATTACCTGGTGGATGGCTCGGTGGTCAACGCCCTCAACATGCCGTCGGTGAGCGCCGAGGAAATGCCGCGGCTGCGCCCCTACATGGGCATCGCCCGCCAACTCGGCAGCTTCGCGGGTCAGATCACCGAGACGGCGCTGAAGGCGGTGATCATCGAGTACCAGGGCGCAGCCGCCGAGATCAATTGCCGGCCGCTGACGGCGCTGGTGCTGGAAGGTCTGCTGGCGCCACTGCTGGCGACCGTGAACATGGTCAACGCGCCGACCATAGCGCGTGACCGCGACATCGAGGTGAGCGAGGTCAAGACGGCGCGCGCCGGCCGCTACGAGTCGCTGATCCGCCTGATCGTCAAGACCGAGGCGCGGGCGCGCAGCGTCTCCGCGACCCTGTTCAACGGCGACAGCCCGCGCCTGGTGGAGATCGAGGGCATTCCGGTCGACGCCCGGCTTGCGCCGAACATGTTGTATATCAACAACCATGACAAGCCGGGGCTGATCGGCGCCCTCGGAACCACCCTCGGTGAGGCTGGCATCAACATCGCCAGCTTCCATCTCGGCCGCAACTTCCCCGGCGGCGACGCCATCGCGCTGCTGGAAGTCGACGAGACGCCGTCGCCGGAGGTGCTGGAAGCGGTGCAGGCCCTCCCCACGTCGTGCGCGCCCGCGCGCTGCGCTTCTAGGCCGGCGCGCTTCTCAAGCCGGACGGCCGCGCCTGTTGCGACGGATCCGGCAGTAGGCTAG